From the Luteolibacter arcticus genome, one window contains:
- a CDS encoding sterol desaturase family protein, whose translation MNVPSMLLATGGSLLFLCLVFVPLERAFPAKPGQRFFRPAWWLDLCFFLGQYLLWSALVLWLLSRFGDWIDGVVPATFRAAVAGQPWWLQAVEVILLSDFFVYWGHRLQHRVPFLWRFHSVHHSAEHLDWLAAHREHPLDTVYTMGLINLPAFLLGFPLETLAGLIAFRGIWAIYIHSNVRLPIGPLRWFVGAPELHHWHHDRARDAGNYANISPLMDLAFGTYCCPDHEPDAFGVHEEMPRGYLGQMLHPFRRRKRGSRKKAMQTQLGKTA comes from the coding sequence ATGAACGTGCCTTCGATGCTGCTCGCCACCGGCGGAAGCCTCCTGTTCCTGTGCCTTGTCTTTGTCCCGCTGGAGCGCGCCTTTCCTGCCAAACCGGGCCAGCGCTTCTTTCGGCCGGCGTGGTGGCTGGACCTGTGTTTTTTCCTCGGCCAGTATCTCCTGTGGAGCGCACTGGTGCTGTGGCTGCTGAGTCGCTTCGGAGATTGGATCGATGGCGTGGTGCCGGCGACGTTCCGTGCGGCCGTGGCGGGGCAGCCGTGGTGGCTGCAGGCGGTGGAGGTGATCCTGTTGAGCGATTTCTTCGTCTATTGGGGCCACCGGCTTCAGCATCGCGTGCCGTTCCTATGGCGCTTCCATTCGGTTCATCACAGTGCCGAGCATCTCGATTGGCTGGCGGCTCATCGTGAGCATCCGCTCGATACCGTTTACACGATGGGTCTGATCAATCTGCCTGCCTTCCTGCTCGGATTCCCCTTGGAGACGTTGGCGGGATTGATTGCCTTCCGTGGCATCTGGGCGATCTACATTCACTCGAACGTGCGCCTGCCGATCGGTCCGCTGCGCTGGTTCGTCGGCGCGCCGGAGCTTCATCACTGGCACCACGACCGGGCACGTGATGCGGGGAACTATGCGAACATCTCTCCGCTGATGGACCTCGCCTTCGGCACGTATTGCTGCCCTGACCACGAGCCCGACGCATTCGGCGTGCATGAGGAAATGCCACGCGGGTATCTCGGGCAGATGCTGCATCCTTTCCGGCGGAGAAAGCGTGGGTCTCGGAAGAAGGCGATGCAGACGCAACTTGGGAAGACGGCATAA
- the nuoF gene encoding NADH-quinone oxidoreductase subunit NuoF, protein MITYKAGKQPDSREYRLIFKNVDRESWDPSIDCYLRDGGYEDLKKAMGMEPKAITEEVKKSGLRGRGGAGFPTGLKWTFIPPNNTKPVYLICNCDESEPGTFKDRYIVHQDPHQLVEGMVISCFAVGAKVAYIYIREEFPEAALILENAIAEAKAKNFVGTNVLGSGFDVEIYVHRGAAAYICGEETGLIESLEGKRAYPRIKPPYFPAALGLYMCPTIVNNVESLCHVKHIVRMGGDEYAKLGVKNNTGTRILCVSGDVKKPGYFEVEVGKVTMRELLYDMCGGPKDRREFKAVIPGGSSAKILRCDESFTLKGKGPEGADLKISFWDIPMDFDSLAACGSMAGSGGVIVMDDTRKMSWVLNNLNTFYAHESCGQCTPCREGSMWMKKISDRIVAGEASPKDIATLESVAYQIDGRTICAFGEASSWPVEAIIAKFRDELLADTKPENEEVPHNAEAQAQQRYLQHA, encoded by the coding sequence ATGATCACCTACAAAGCCGGCAAGCAGCCCGACTCGCGCGAGTACCGACTCATCTTCAAGAACGTCGACCGCGAAAGCTGGGATCCGTCCATCGACTGCTACCTGCGTGATGGCGGCTACGAGGATCTGAAGAAGGCCATGGGCATGGAGCCCAAGGCGATCACCGAAGAAGTGAAGAAGTCCGGCCTGCGCGGCCGTGGAGGTGCCGGTTTCCCGACCGGCCTCAAGTGGACCTTCATCCCGCCGAACAACACCAAGCCGGTCTACCTGATCTGCAACTGCGACGAGTCCGAGCCAGGCACCTTCAAGGACCGCTACATCGTCCACCAGGATCCCCATCAGCTCGTCGAGGGCATGGTGATCTCCTGCTTTGCCGTCGGTGCGAAGGTTGCCTACATCTACATCCGCGAGGAGTTTCCCGAAGCCGCGCTGATCCTTGAGAACGCGATCGCCGAGGCAAAAGCGAAGAACTTCGTCGGCACGAACGTCCTCGGCTCCGGCTTCGACGTGGAAATCTACGTTCACCGTGGTGCCGCCGCCTACATCTGCGGCGAGGAAACCGGCCTGATCGAGTCGCTCGAAGGCAAGCGCGCCTACCCGCGGATCAAGCCACCTTACTTCCCTGCCGCACTCGGGCTCTACATGTGCCCGACCATCGTCAACAACGTCGAGTCGCTGTGCCACGTGAAGCACATCGTCCGCATGGGCGGCGACGAATACGCCAAGCTCGGCGTGAAGAACAACACCGGCACCCGCATCCTTTGCGTGTCCGGCGACGTGAAGAAGCCCGGCTACTTCGAGGTCGAAGTCGGCAAGGTGACCATGCGCGAGTTGCTCTACGACATGTGCGGCGGACCCAAGGACCGCCGTGAATTCAAGGCCGTGATCCCCGGCGGATCGTCGGCCAAGATCCTGCGCTGCGACGAGAGCTTCACCCTCAAGGGCAAGGGCCCGGAAGGCGCCGACCTCAAGATTTCGTTCTGGGACATCCCGATGGATTTCGACTCGCTCGCTGCCTGCGGCTCGATGGCAGGCTCCGGCGGGGTGATCGTCATGGACGACACGCGGAAGATGTCGTGGGTGCTCAACAACCTGAACACCTTCTACGCCCATGAATCCTGCGGACAGTGCACGCCCTGCCGCGAAGGCTCGATGTGGATGAAGAAGATCTCCGACCGCATCGTCGCCGGCGAAGCGTCGCCGAAGGACATCGCCACCTTGGAAAGCGTCGCCTATCAGATCGACGGCCGCACCATCTGCGCGTTTGGCGAAGCGTCGTCGTGGCCAGTGGAAGCGATCATCGCGAAGTTCCGCGACGAACTTCTCGCCGACACCAAGCCGGAGAACGAAGAGGTGCCGCACAACGCGGAAGCGCAAGCGCAGCAGCGTTACCTGCAGCACGCGTGA
- a CDS encoding Uma2 family endonuclease yields MSLTPDLLERPTLALEVKEIAAFLAEEGKAREAFRDKIQPHEKGEFINGETVMHSPARDAYNTTVALIQQSIRVAIQAGKIGGHVVFEKALCAFTRNDYEPDVAWFSPEKAKLIRPDTTIYPVPDFIAEILSPATRKRDRGVKFDDYAAHGVAEYWIVDADERTVEQYVIGPDGVYQLAEKRAHGDMRPQSFPGLNVPLAALFDSAANFAFLKTPSLTAAP; encoded by the coding sequence ATGAGCCTGACTCCGGATCTTTTGGAACGCCCGACCCTCGCCTTGGAGGTGAAGGAGATCGCTGCGTTTCTGGCCGAGGAAGGAAAAGCTCGCGAGGCGTTTCGCGACAAGATCCAGCCACACGAGAAGGGCGAGTTCATCAACGGTGAAACGGTTATGCACTCCCCTGCTAGAGACGCGTACAATACCACAGTGGCGCTGATCCAACAAAGCATCCGGGTCGCCATTCAGGCGGGCAAGATCGGGGGGCATGTGGTTTTCGAAAAAGCCCTCTGTGCCTTCACCCGCAACGACTACGAGCCGGACGTGGCTTGGTTCTCTCCAGAAAAAGCCAAGCTCATCCGCCCCGACACCACGATCTATCCGGTCCCTGATTTCATCGCCGAAATCCTCTCTCCCGCCACCCGCAAGCGCGACCGCGGCGTGAAGTTCGACGACTACGCCGCCCATGGCGTCGCCGAATATTGGATCGTCGATGCCGACGAGCGCACGGTGGAGCAATACGTGATCGGCCCCGATGGCGTCTATCAGCTCGCCGAAAAGCGTGCACACGGCGACATGCGCCCCCAAAGCTTTCCCGGTCTGAACGTCCCGCTCGCGGCCTTGTTCGACTCCGCCGCCAATTTCGCCTTTCTCAAGACTCCTTCTCTGACCGCCGCCCCATGA
- a CDS encoding NADH-quinone oxidoreductase subunit NuoE family protein, which produces MSASILEDNVASPETPGSKFYPPFVPTAALEAEADKRLSQFPEDQKRSAVLPILHFIQHHHGFISAEAIEWTAARLEIQPVKVLEVVTFYPGFRQSAPGKVHFRVCRTLSCAMGGSHELMEKLCELTGIDRSHSDSHHHPVTVSPCGKWSVEFAECLASCGTAPVCLANDDFHEAVTADKASELLAKYEA; this is translated from the coding sequence ATGTCCGCCTCGATCCTCGAAGACAACGTCGCCTCGCCGGAGACGCCCGGCTCGAAGTTCTACCCGCCCTTCGTGCCGACTGCGGCGCTTGAAGCCGAGGCCGACAAGCGCCTCTCCCAGTTTCCCGAGGATCAGAAGCGCTCGGCCGTCTTGCCGATCTTGCATTTCATCCAGCATCACCACGGATTCATCTCTGCAGAGGCGATCGAATGGACCGCCGCACGCCTTGAGATCCAGCCCGTGAAGGTGCTGGAAGTCGTGACCTTCTACCCCGGCTTCCGCCAATCGGCCCCGGGAAAGGTCCACTTCCGGGTCTGCCGCACATTGTCCTGCGCGATGGGTGGCTCGCACGAGCTGATGGAGAAGCTTTGCGAACTGACAGGCATTGATCGCTCGCATTCCGACTCGCACCATCACCCGGTGACCGTGTCGCCCTGCGGCAAGTGGTCGGTCGAATTCGCCGAGTGCCTCGCCTCCTGCGGCACCGCACCCGTTTGCCTCGCGAATGACGATTTCCACGAAGCCGTCACCGCCGACAAGGCGTCCGAGCTGCTGGCCAAATACGAGGCCTGA
- the nuoD gene encoding NADH dehydrogenase (quinone) subunit D has protein sequence MSSTTTEYQAPDVAAKAAEYHEETTDLMGEKMVLNMGPSHPATHGVLRLILELDGEIITKADPDIGFLHRGDEKIAENMHYNQFVPYTDRLDYLAPLANNVAYACAVEKLMGWELPPRGQALRVLCCELARISSHLLGVGVCAMDVGAMTVFLYTFTEREKIYNLCEQLTGARFTTSYTRVGGQLRDMPPGFDQAVRVFLGECETTIDEVAKLLDKNKIFRDRMCDIGIISKEAAIAWGLTGPNLRASGVPRDLRKDRPYLGYEKYEFDVIVADEGDCFARYQVRMEEIRQSIKICRQVLDTMPEGPVNLADTKSMLPNKEKVLMSMEELIHHFIVATQGIDAPPGEVYFGAENPKGELGFYIHSTGGGVPHRLKIRSPSFCNLSPLSILLPGHMISDVPAVLGSLDFVMGECDR, from the coding sequence ATGAGTAGCACCACGACCGAATACCAAGCCCCCGACGTGGCCGCGAAGGCCGCCGAGTACCACGAGGAAACGACGGACTTGATGGGCGAAAAGATGGTCCTGAACATGGGCCCATCCCACCCCGCCACGCACGGCGTGCTGCGCCTGATCCTGGAACTGGATGGCGAAATCATCACCAAAGCGGACCCGGACATTGGCTTCCTCCACCGCGGCGACGAGAAGATCGCGGAAAACATGCACTACAACCAGTTCGTGCCCTACACGGACCGGCTGGACTACCTCGCACCGCTGGCGAACAACGTCGCGTACGCCTGCGCCGTGGAAAAGCTGATGGGCTGGGAACTCCCCCCCCGCGGCCAAGCCCTGCGCGTCCTCTGCTGCGAGCTGGCCCGCATTTCCTCCCACCTGCTCGGCGTCGGCGTCTGCGCCATGGACGTGGGTGCGATGACCGTTTTCCTCTACACCTTCACGGAGCGGGAAAAGATCTACAATCTCTGCGAGCAGCTCACCGGTGCCCGCTTCACGACCTCCTACACGCGGGTCGGCGGCCAGCTCCGCGACATGCCACCGGGCTTCGATCAGGCAGTGCGCGTCTTCCTCGGCGAGTGCGAGACGACCATCGACGAGGTCGCCAAGCTGCTCGACAAGAACAAGATCTTCCGCGACCGCATGTGCGACATCGGGATCATCTCGAAGGAAGCCGCGATCGCCTGGGGCCTCACCGGCCCGAACCTGCGTGCCTCCGGCGTGCCGCGCGACTTGCGGAAGGATCGCCCCTACCTCGGCTACGAGAAATATGAGTTCGACGTGATCGTGGCGGATGAGGGTGACTGCTTCGCCCGCTACCAGGTGCGGATGGAAGAAATCCGCCAGTCGATCAAGATCTGCCGCCAGGTGCTCGACACCATGCCAGAGGGCCCGGTGAACCTCGCCGATACCAAGAGCATGCTCCCGAACAAGGAGAAGGTGCTGATGTCGATGGAAGAGCTGATCCACCACTTCATCGTCGCCACGCAGGGCATCGATGCCCCTCCGGGCGAAGTCTATTTCGGCGCGGAGAATCCGAAGGGCGAGCTCGGCTTCTACATCCACTCCACCGGCGGCGGCGTGCCGCACCGGCTGAAAATCCGCAGCCCCTCCTTCTGCAATCTTTCCCCGCTGTCCATCCTGCTGCCCGGGCACATGATTTCCGACGTCCCGGCCGTGCTCGGGTCGCTCGATTTCGTGATGGGCGAGTGTGACCGCTGA
- a CDS encoding sugar phosphate isomerase/epimerase family protein: protein MKRRTFLRSAAASSLALTPASQVLAALAPDNKYRKNIGIQLYTLRDALGKDPGGTLKAVAEAGYKQVEAYGFPNCQPLIDGAKAAGLALNSSHFEWASVVSPKDAAMSDFQKIVEKAKEVGLSHLVIPYLADGERKTLDDYKKIAANANKAAELSKAAGIQLSYHNHSFEFEPKKDGKCGYDIFIEEFSKDMKFEIDVFWVQMANLEPARFIEKLSGRVTQLHLKDLKAGITTPNFGSVPPEAFKELGNGIIPMEPIIAAAEKAGVVHCHVEQDHSPDPMASIKQSISYLGKL, encoded by the coding sequence ATGAAACGCCGCACCTTCTTGCGTTCCGCCGCTGCCTCGTCGCTCGCCCTCACCCCCGCCAGCCAAGTGCTCGCCGCCCTCGCTCCGGACAACAAGTATCGCAAGAACATCGGCATTCAGCTTTACACCCTGCGCGATGCGCTCGGCAAAGACCCGGGCGGCACCCTGAAGGCCGTCGCCGAGGCCGGCTACAAGCAGGTCGAAGCGTATGGTTTCCCGAATTGCCAGCCGTTGATCGATGGTGCGAAAGCCGCGGGCCTCGCCCTGAATTCCTCTCACTTCGAGTGGGCCAGCGTGGTCAGCCCGAAGGATGCGGCGATGAGCGATTTCCAGAAGATCGTCGAGAAGGCCAAGGAGGTCGGACTCAGCCATCTGGTCATCCCGTATTTGGCGGACGGCGAGCGCAAAACGCTCGATGACTACAAGAAGATCGCGGCCAACGCGAACAAGGCGGCCGAGCTTTCCAAGGCTGCGGGAATTCAGCTCTCGTATCACAACCACTCCTTCGAATTCGAACCGAAGAAGGACGGAAAATGCGGCTACGACATTTTCATCGAGGAGTTCTCCAAGGACATGAAGTTCGAGATCGACGTCTTCTGGGTCCAGATGGCGAACCTGGAGCCAGCCCGTTTCATCGAGAAGCTTTCGGGCCGCGTCACCCAACTCCACCTCAAGGATCTCAAGGCCGGCATCACCACCCCGAACTTCGGCAGCGTGCCGCCGGAGGCCTTCAAGGAGCTCGGCAACGGCATCATCCCGATGGAGCCGATCATTGCCGCCGCGGAAAAGGCCGGCGTCGTCCACTGCCATGTGGAGCAGGACCACTCGCCCGACCCGATGGCCAGCATCAAGCAGAGCATTTCCTACCTCGGGAAGCTCTGA
- a CDS encoding alpha/beta hydrolase: MRRLVVILVAISVSGCLTRRAADVLTVPRRVVEAGHWEKETATKPARFEVEAVDGVQLSALELPAGPAVSKLGTAYLFHGFGNTKEQMLPIAKRLSAAGLRCIAWDSRGHGKSGGERASYGMREVDDALRVIKAARKRDARPRGKEVFWGYSMGAAVALQTLPEDSRAEAAVLLAPFADLSQIMRHHAGQIYSGAMVPFLPWVRSNVRSTAGFDPRKIKPIDSVRRTDARLLFIHGARDGVIPPDQSARLLSECEEGQGKRLLLPNLGHGDVMWDLPESAYTAAIDFLVVDP, encoded by the coding sequence ATGCGACGGCTTGTCGTCATCCTTGTCGCCATTTCGGTAAGCGGCTGCCTCACGCGTCGTGCAGCAGACGTGCTCACCGTGCCGCGACGTGTGGTGGAGGCGGGTCATTGGGAGAAGGAGACGGCGACGAAGCCGGCGCGCTTTGAAGTGGAGGCGGTGGATGGCGTCCAGCTCTCCGCGCTCGAACTTCCGGCTGGCCCCGCCGTGTCGAAGCTCGGCACCGCGTACCTTTTCCACGGCTTCGGCAATACCAAGGAGCAGATGCTTCCGATCGCCAAGCGCCTGTCCGCCGCGGGATTGCGCTGCATCGCGTGGGACTCGCGCGGTCATGGCAAGAGCGGCGGTGAGCGCGCCAGCTACGGGATGCGCGAGGTGGATGATGCGCTGCGGGTGATCAAGGCGGCCCGCAAGCGCGACGCTCGCCCGCGGGGCAAGGAGGTCTTTTGGGGCTACTCGATGGGGGCGGCCGTCGCCTTGCAGACCTTGCCCGAGGATTCCCGCGCCGAAGCGGCGGTGCTGCTCGCGCCGTTCGCGGATCTGAGCCAGATCATGCGTCACCACGCCGGGCAGATTTACAGCGGTGCGATGGTCCCGTTTCTCCCTTGGGTCCGCTCGAATGTCCGGAGCACCGCGGGCTTCGATCCCCGCAAGATCAAGCCCATCGATAGCGTCCGGCGCACTGATGCCCGGCTGCTTTTCATCCATGGCGCGCGTGATGGGGTGATCCCTCCCGATCAATCGGCCCGGCTGCTTTCCGAATGCGAGGAAGGGCAGGGGAAGCGGCTGCTGCTCCCCAATCTCGGCCATGGCGACGTGATGTGGGATCTCCCGGAGTCGGCCTACACGGCGGCCATCGATTTCCTCGTGGTCGACCCTTGA
- a CDS encoding Lrp/AsnC family transcriptional regulator — translation MSIDPLLQLLRRQARYSHKELAEVLSLSESEVAERLAAWEKNGTILGYQAVINPEAAGDDDVSAFIEVKVTPERGGGFDRLAMRIARFDQVVSCYLASGGYDLMVVVEGTDLREVARFVSEKLSTMDGVISTATHFRLKTYKENGFIFEETQGPERLAVSP, via the coding sequence ATGTCGATCGACCCGCTCCTGCAACTTCTCCGCCGTCAAGCCCGCTACAGCCACAAGGAGCTCGCTGAAGTCCTGTCGCTCAGCGAGTCAGAGGTCGCGGAGCGTCTCGCTGCGTGGGAAAAGAACGGCACGATCCTCGGTTACCAAGCGGTCATCAATCCGGAGGCCGCGGGCGATGACGACGTGTCCGCATTCATCGAGGTGAAGGTCACCCCGGAGCGCGGCGGTGGCTTTGATCGCCTGGCGATGCGGATCGCTCGCTTCGACCAGGTGGTGAGCTGCTACCTCGCCAGCGGTGGCTACGACCTGATGGTGGTGGTGGAGGGAACTGACCTGCGCGAGGTCGCGCGCTTCGTCTCCGAGAAGCTGAGCACGATGGATGGCGTGATTTCCACGGCCACCCATTTCCGCCTCAAGACCTACAAGGAGAACGGCTTCATCTTCGAGGAAACCCAAGGTCCGGAGCGGCTGGCGGTGTCGCCTTGA
- a CDS encoding LysM peptidoglycan-binding domain-containing protein, whose protein sequence is MRALPFLAALLCTAPMANAKSELELLQSRCAEMERQIRVLETENSQLKSQASLSTKTVIETAKPAPAPASEAPAPAAKTPAAKTSDVAPAPKAAGPSYATVRTGDTLAAVAKRNGTSSATLIKLNKLKNPSLIRPGQKLRLPDKAPAAIAKAKTASPAPSAPAPAPHGGTHIVKSGETFYSIARHYGLSSEALQAANPQIKSDKMRAGQTLHLGAKPEPTSTASSRKPTSEASPAPAPAPKMAATASTEQTAPESASQPVSNVPKLRLIVVNDPIDFGAFAAAHGTSPAKLNALNGHNLNPSTVLAKGSEFYVPAQP, encoded by the coding sequence ATGAGAGCACTTCCGTTCCTCGCCGCCCTGCTTTGCACCGCCCCGATGGCGAACGCTAAATCCGAGCTGGAGCTTCTCCAGAGTCGCTGCGCGGAGATGGAACGGCAGATCCGGGTACTGGAAACCGAGAACAGCCAGCTCAAGTCTCAGGCCTCCCTCTCGACCAAGACCGTGATCGAGACCGCCAAGCCGGCACCGGCACCAGCCTCCGAGGCACCTGCCCCCGCAGCCAAAACGCCGGCCGCCAAAACTTCTGACGTCGCTCCTGCGCCAAAGGCCGCCGGTCCTTCCTATGCCACCGTCCGCACCGGCGACACACTGGCCGCGGTCGCCAAGCGCAATGGCACCTCCTCCGCGACGCTGATCAAGCTCAACAAGCTGAAGAATCCTTCGCTGATTCGCCCCGGCCAGAAGCTGCGCCTGCCCGACAAGGCTCCCGCCGCCATCGCCAAGGCCAAGACCGCTTCCCCTGCCCCTTCCGCTCCGGCACCCGCCCCGCATGGCGGAACGCACATCGTGAAATCGGGAGAGACCTTCTACAGCATCGCCCGCCACTACGGCTTGAGCTCGGAGGCCCTGCAAGCGGCCAATCCGCAGATCAAGTCGGACAAGATGCGCGCCGGCCAGACGCTCCACCTGGGTGCCAAGCCCGAGCCAACTTCCACCGCATCATCCCGCAAGCCAACCAGCGAGGCCTCACCCGCCCCTGCCCCGGCTCCAAAGATGGCGGCCACCGCCTCCACTGAGCAGACTGCGCCGGAATCGGCCAGCCAGCCGGTGAGCAACGTCCCCAAGCTTCGCCTGATCGTCGTCAACGATCCCATCGATTTCGGGGCTTTTGCCGCAGCACACGGCACGAGTCCCGCGAAACTGAATGCCCTGAACGGCCACAACCTGAATCCTAGTACAGTCCTTGCAAAGGGATCGGAGTTCTACGTTCCCGCCCAGCCTTGA
- a CDS encoding efflux RND transporter periplasmic adaptor subunit, with translation MLLRLLIPLIILAFGGLAAWRLGVRVEAPKPQPAPPQVLKTEILELQRSDYQITIDSQGSVRAHYTTTLTAQVAGTIAKLPDRFEDGAFFKKDEILAELDPADFQVAVSAADSRVARAEAVLVQEEARAKQARLNWQDLGYDEEPSELVLRIPQLKEAKASVDAAKAELEQARRDLERTKIRAPFDGRVQTRVVGLGQAVGASTPLGEIFATDFAEIRLPLAPRQLNFINLPSHPGDPEVPVTLSDAIGQHHDMQWDARIVRTEGALDESSRELFAIARIDDPFGIVSGKPPLRIGQPVRASIRGTILKDVFVIPRYTMRGVNRIYLVDRQNPAIRRTTIEPVWSTADVLVIKDGLESGQWLATTRLPYAPDGAPVEIVERPVAAEAPLQGKAAKASGS, from the coding sequence ATGCTTCTGCGCCTCCTCATCCCTCTGATCATCCTCGCCTTCGGCGGACTCGCTGCGTGGCGCTTGGGCGTCCGCGTGGAAGCACCGAAGCCGCAGCCCGCGCCGCCGCAGGTGCTCAAGACGGAGATCCTGGAACTCCAGCGCAGCGATTACCAGATCACCATCGACAGCCAAGGCAGCGTCCGCGCCCACTACACGACCACGCTCACGGCGCAGGTCGCCGGGACCATCGCGAAACTCCCCGATCGTTTTGAGGACGGGGCGTTTTTCAAAAAGGACGAAATCCTGGCTGAGCTCGATCCCGCGGATTTCCAAGTAGCCGTGTCCGCCGCCGACTCCCGGGTCGCCCGCGCCGAGGCGGTGCTGGTGCAGGAGGAAGCCCGCGCCAAGCAGGCCCGCCTGAACTGGCAGGACCTCGGCTATGACGAGGAACCGTCCGAGCTCGTCCTGCGCATCCCGCAGCTCAAGGAGGCCAAGGCCTCCGTCGATGCCGCCAAGGCGGAGTTGGAACAAGCTCGCCGCGATTTGGAGCGCACCAAGATCCGTGCGCCGTTCGATGGCCGGGTGCAGACGCGCGTCGTGGGTCTCGGCCAAGCGGTCGGTGCCTCCACGCCGCTCGGTGAAATCTTTGCCACTGACTTCGCGGAAATCCGCCTGCCGCTCGCACCCCGGCAACTCAATTTCATCAACCTCCCTTCCCATCCCGGAGATCCGGAAGTGCCGGTAACCCTCTCCGACGCCATCGGCCAACACCATGACATGCAATGGGATGCACGCATCGTCCGGACCGAGGGCGCGCTCGATGAGTCGTCGCGCGAGCTGTTCGCGATCGCCCGCATCGACGACCCGTTTGGCATCGTTTCCGGCAAGCCCCCCCTGCGCATCGGCCAGCCGGTGCGGGCATCGATCCGCGGCACCATTCTCAAGGACGTCTTCGTCATCCCCCGCTACACCATGCGCGGCGTGAACCGGATTTACCTCGTCGACCGCCAGAATCCGGCCATCCGGCGCACCACCATCGAACCCGTCTGGTCCACCGCTGACGTGTTGGTTATCAAGGACGGCCTAGAGTCCGGACAGTGGCTCGCGACCACCCGGCTGCCCTACGCACCGGACGGCGCGCCAGTGGAAATCGTCGAGCGCCCGGTCGCCGCCGAAGCCCCTCTCCAGGGCAAGGCAGCGAAGGCCAGCGGATCCTGA
- a CDS encoding efflux transporter outer membrane subunit, with protein sequence MRGVTIVTMTAAALVSCEALHVDSPRERLEVSAPATWQAASAGSDGRISSGWISEFSDAGLTRSVNEAMAHNQDLKAASARMRQAKESSIAGKSRTRPRVAAGGSAGFDVDENGDGAASESERYGLSLAASWEADLWGRLRDLNAADDADYDEARADYRGARLSLAGNAAKAWCNLITAEQLLELAYSTLDSNERVLRAVERLFKGGAGQGALDVQLGRTNVASSQRAVKAAQLARDNAARAYEVLTGRYPSGKTWASRELPELKRGVPAGLPADLIERRPDLAAARARLFASAKRADAARKAMLPSVALTGSTGTPVGDFSNLLNPAYLASSVAANFAQTIYEGGALSADARGALAANEVAVHAYSQAALEAFREVESALGADASLAEQETYLVTEVEQAALAQKQAARDYSDGVNDDILRVLESQSRATNSRAGLIRLRNERLQNRIDLHLALGGDFRTEAK encoded by the coding sequence ATGCGCGGTGTCACCATCGTCACGATGACCGCTGCGGCGCTCGTTTCGTGCGAGGCGCTGCACGTCGATTCACCGCGCGAAAGGCTGGAGGTATCCGCCCCGGCGACGTGGCAAGCAGCCTCGGCGGGCAGCGACGGCAGGATTAGCAGCGGCTGGATCAGCGAGTTCTCCGACGCCGGGCTGACCCGGTCGGTGAATGAGGCGATGGCCCACAATCAGGATCTCAAGGCGGCTTCGGCGCGGATGCGCCAGGCGAAGGAGTCGAGCATCGCCGGAAAGTCCCGCACCCGGCCACGGGTCGCAGCGGGCGGCTCGGCGGGCTTCGATGTGGATGAGAATGGCGACGGCGCGGCGTCGGAAAGCGAGCGCTACGGGCTGTCGCTCGCCGCATCCTGGGAGGCGGACTTGTGGGGACGGCTGCGCGATTTGAATGCCGCGGACGATGCCGACTACGATGAGGCCCGCGCCGATTATCGCGGTGCCCGGCTATCCCTCGCAGGAAATGCCGCGAAGGCGTGGTGCAACCTCATCACGGCGGAGCAGTTGTTAGAGCTGGCGTACAGCACGCTCGATTCGAATGAGCGGGTGCTGCGCGCCGTCGAGCGGCTCTTCAAAGGCGGAGCCGGCCAAGGCGCGCTCGATGTCCAGCTCGGCCGGACCAACGTCGCATCCTCCCAGCGCGCGGTGAAGGCGGCGCAGCTCGCCCGCGACAATGCGGCCCGCGCCTACGAGGTCCTGACCGGCCGCTATCCATCCGGCAAAACGTGGGCCTCGCGGGAACTGCCGGAGCTGAAACGCGGCGTGCCCGCAGGCCTGCCGGCGGACTTAATCGAACGGCGACCCGACCTCGCGGCGGCGCGGGCCAGGCTTTTCGCCAGCGCCAAACGCGCCGATGCCGCCCGCAAGGCAATGCTGCCCAGCGTCGCTCTCACCGGCAGCACCGGCACCCCGGTCGGAGACTTCTCGAACCTCCTCAACCCCGCGTATCTCGCCAGTTCCGTAGCCGCGAATTTCGCCCAGACCATCTACGAGGGCGGCGCGCTTTCCGCCGATGCCCGCGGCGCGCTCGCGGCGAACGAGGTCGCCGTGCACGCCTACTCGCAGGCCGCGCTCGAAGCGTTTCGCGAGGTCGAATCCGCCCTCGGGGCCGACGCCTCGCTGGCCGAGCAGGAAACCTACCTCGTGACCGAGGTCGAGCAGGCCGCCCTCGCCCAGAAGCAGGCCGCCCGCGATTATTCGGACGGCGTGAATGACGACATCCTGCGCGTTCTGGAGTCGCAAAGCCGTGCCACCAACTCCCGGGCCGGCCTGATCCGCCTCCGCAACGAGCGCCTGCAGAATCGCATCGACCTCCACCTCGCGCTTGGCGGCGACTTCAGAACCGAAGCCAAGTGA